A section of the Hevea brasiliensis isolate MT/VB/25A 57/8 chromosome 17, ASM3005281v1, whole genome shotgun sequence genome encodes:
- the LOC110662072 gene encoding probable WRKY transcription factor 32, whose amino-acid sequence MAESESREALQLQQNQKRHSKEQNDNNLELEEGELEDDGEEEEEEEDEEEEESQLIELKQLADSQLVELSTSRLEELRESQSEASVAAPSTDIVSENVQCVGSRDNSALETHVEAEIKGKEVLGSVTTQGVASQTQNELQPSQCPASLSELSPTSVTQSISSAPSPTLPEPRMSPSKINNVSTQEADQQNSSDLKILSVPIKTRILDGYNWRKYGQKQVKSPKGSRSYYKCTFSDCCAKKIECADHSGHVIEIVNKGTHSHDPPRKNKHTREIKVALSSGPVLSNSLTEHSVNVLKDLDQATLPKESMQETPMIPDKKRQSSSGSDGNGRIQIKEEHVSEPEPKRRVKKENLECSGTILKPGKKPKFVVHAAGDVGISGDGYRWRKYGQKMVKGNPHPRNYYRCTSAGCPVRKHIETAVGNTNAVVITYKGVHDHDMPVPKKRHGPPSAPLVAAAAPASMNNLQLKKTDTLQKQVTSTQWSVGKEGELTSETLDLGGEKEKAMESARTLLSIGFEIKPC is encoded by the exons ATGGCTGAGAGCGAGAGCCGCGAAGCTCTCCAACTACAACAAAACCAAAAACGGCACAGTAAGGAACAAAACGACAACAATTTAGAACTAGAAGAAGGAGAATTAGAAGACGacggagaagaggaagaagaagaagaagacgaggaagaagaagagagtCAACTCATTGAGTTAAAACAACTAGCTGATTCCCAACTCGTCGAGTTATCGACCTCTCGTTTGGAGGAGTTGAGAGAGTCGCAATCGGAAGCCTCAGTGGCCGCACCTTCCACGGATATAGTATCGGAGAACGTTCAGTGTGTAG GTTCGCGGGATAATTCAGCTTTGGAAACGCATGTGGAAGCTGAAATCAAG GGCAAAGAAGTTTTGGGAAGTGTAACAACCCAAGGTGTTGCATCTCAGACCCAAAATGAGCTTCAACCTTCTCAGTGCCCAGCTTCCTTGTCAGAACTTTCACCAACTTCTGTTACACAATCGATATCATCTGCTCCAAGTCCAACTCTACCAGAACCAAGAATGTCACCATCAAAGATTAATAATGTATCTACACAAGAAGCAGATCAACAAAATTCTTCCGATCTTAAAATTCTTTCTGTTCCCATTAAAACACGTATTCTTGATGGTTACAACTGGCGAAAATATGGTCAGAAGCAAGTGAAGAGTCCTAAAGGTTCTCGAAGTTATTACAAGTGCACATTTTCTGACTGTTGTGCCAAAAAGATTGAATGCGCAGATCATTCAGGCCATGTGATCGAGATTGTTAATAAAGGAACGCACAGTCATGATCCACCTCGAAAGAATAAGCACACCAGGGAAATCAAGGTTGCATTATCATCTGGGCCTGTTTTGAGCAATAGTTTAACAGAACATTCTGTTAATGTACTTAAGGATTTGGATCAGGCCACATTGCCGAAAGAATCTATGCAGGAAACACCCATGATTCCTGACAAAAAACGGCAGAGTTCAAGTGGCTCTGATGGGAATGGGAGAATTCAAATCAAAGAGGAGCATGTCAGTGAGCCTGAACCAAAACGAAG AGTGAAGAAGGAGAACTTAGAATGTTCAGGTACTATCCTAAAACCTGGAAAGAAGCCAAAATTTGTTGTGCATGCAGCAGGTGATGTGGGAATCTCAGGTGATGGGTACAGATGGCGCAAATATGGACAAAAAATGGTGAAGGGAAATCCCCATCCCAG GAACTATTATAGATGCACATCTGCTGGATGCCCTGTTCGTAAGCACATTGAAACAGCAGTAGGTAACACAAACGCAGTCGTTATAACCTACAAGGGAGTACATGATCATGACATGCCCGTACCAAAAAAGCGACACGGTCCGCCTAGTGCTCCCCTTGTAGCTGCCGCTGCTCCTGCTTCTATGAACAATTTGCAACTCAAGAAAACGGATACATTACAGAAACAAGTAACTTCAACCCAGTGGTCAGTGGGAAAGGAAGGTGAATTAACCAGTGAAACCTTAGACCTCGGAGGTGAGAAGGAGAAAGCAATGGAATCAGCCCGAACTCTTCTAAGCATTGGATTTGAAATCAAGCCTTGCTGA